CCTAATATTTTATCTTCCATTTCTTTTAATTCAGGGGTTATGTATCTTTCCGCATTTGTAAGAGTTTGTTTTCTTATATATCTACCTTCTGGTACAAGATTTAAATTACTTTTAGTAACCTCGATATAATAACCAAATACTTTATTATAACCTATTTTAAGAGATTTTATTTTAGTAACTTCCCTTTCTGAATTCTCAAGAGAAGCTATCCACTCCTTACCATGAGCCTTTATTTCTTTAAGTTCATCTATGTCACTGTTATATCCTTTTTTTATAAGGTTACCTTCCTTTAAAGATATTGCAGGATTATCTAATATAGATTTATCTAAAAGTGAATATATGTCCTTTAGTTCATCCAAGTTTTCGTACATATCCTTCAATAATTTTGTATGAAAATTAGATAGTATGGATTTTACTTCAGGTATTTTTTCTATAGAGTTTTTTAAAAAATTTAACTCTTTTGCATTTACACTTTTAGAAGATATTTTTCCAACTAATCTCTCAATATCATATATGTTTTTTAAAGCCTCTTTTAAATCTTCATGGTAGGATATGTTATTTGAAATTTCTTCTACAGAATCAAGTCTTTCTTCTATCTTAACCTTATTTATAAGTGGCTGTTCAAGCCATCTTCTAAGCTGTCTTCCTCCCATAGATGTATTTGTTTTATCTATAACCCAGAGGAGAGATCCCTTTTTATTATTTTCCCTTAAGCTTTCTGTAATTTCTAAATTTCTTCTGGAATTTCCATCTATAGTGAGATAATCTACTATATTGTAATAGGAAAATTTATTTATATGAGATAGATCATTCTTTTGAGTTTCCCTTATATATTTTAGTAGGGATCCGCAGCATTTTATAATTTGATTACTATAATTTTCTCCTGTAAAATTTTCAAACTGCTCCTCTAACATATTTCTAGTTTCGTCTGAAAAATAGCTTTCATCCAATTTAGTGAATGAGCCATTAAAAATAGCTTTCATTTTATTCAATATATCAACACTTATAATATCTTGAATTACTAGTTCACTTGGAGAGTATTTTGATATTTCATCTAAAATTGTAGATAAATTAAAAGGAGTGTCCGTACAGTTGAATTCTCCAGTGGACACATCTGCAAAGCACAGTGCAGAAATATTTGTCTTGGTATCTATGTACAAACACGCTATATAATTATTCTTATTTTCTTCTAAAAAAGTAGAGTCTGTATAAGTCCCGGGAGTTACAACCTTAATTATACCCCTTTTAACTATACCTTTTGCTAGAGCGGGATCTTCTAGCTGCTCACATATAGCTATCTTATAACCTTTGTTTATAAGTCTTCCTATATATGAATTTGCGGCATGGTAAGGTATTCCACACATAGGAGCCCTTTCTTTTAAGCCACAGTCTCTACCTGTAAGCACTAATTCTAGTTCCCTAGATGCTATTTTTGCATCTTCAAAAAACATTTCATAAAAATCACCTAATCTAAAAAACAGTATACAGTCTTTATAACTTTCTTTTACTTCCATATACTGCTGCATCATTGGAGTTAATGCCACTTTTCTGTCCTCCTTGCTACTATATTTCCTCACCTAAAAGTGAGAAAGAAGTTGCTTTTGTTATTTTCACTTTAACTAATTTACCTATATCTTTTTTATTGCCTTTAAAGTTTACCAGCTTACCTGATCTTGTTCTGCCTGTAAGTTTTGTATTATCATTTTTACTTGTACCCTCTACTAATATTTCTTCTGTTCTTCCTTCATAAGCTTTGTTTTTTCTAGCAGAAGATTCATTTATAACTTCAACAAGTCTATTAAATCTTTCATGTTTTATATCTTCTGGAATCTGCTCTTCAAAATCATAAGCAGGAGTGCCTTTCCTTTTTGAATATATAAAAGTAAATGCAGAATCATACTGTACTTCTCTTGCAAGATTTAATGTTTCTTCAAAATCCTCTTCTGTCTCACCTGGAAAACCAACTATTATATCTGTAGTAATAGCGGCATCGGGGACTTTTTCTCTTATCTTTTTAACAAGATTTAGATACCCTTCCTTTGAGTAGTTTCTGTTCATTTTTTTTAGAAGAGAAGTTGAACCCGATTGTACTGGAAGATGTATTTGCTCACATACTTTACTGCACTCAGCTACTGCATCTATTACATCTTCAGTTAAATCTTTAGGATGGGATGTCATGAATCTAATTCTTTCAACACCATCTATAGAATTAATTCTCCTCAAAAGATCACTGAAACTTACTTTAGGTTCTAAAGTTTTACCATAGGAATTTACATTTTGTCCAAGGAGGGTTATTTCTTTATAACCTTTTGAAATCAATTCTTTTATTTCCTTTTCAATATCTTCAGGTTTTCTGCTTCTCTCTCTTCCTCTTACATAGGGAACTATACAGTAGGTACAAAAATTATTACATCCATACATTATTGTAACAAAGGCTTTTACATTACTTTCTCTATCTATTGGAAGCCCTTCTACAATTCCGGATTCTTTGTCTTGTATTTCAATTACAGATGTATTTTCCTGCTGAACTCTATTTAAGTATTCAGGAAATTTATAAGAATTATGAGTTCCAAATATTATATCTACAAAAGGAAATCTTTTGATTATATTTTTTGCCATGTCTTTTTGCTGCATCATGCATCCACATATGGCTATTATGAGACTTGGATTTTTAACCTTTAGCTTTTTTAGCATTCCAAGATTTCCATATACTTTTAATTCTGCATTTTCTCTTACACAACAGGTATTGAATATTATTAAGTCCGCAGAAGATCTGTCTTCTGTTCTTTTATATCCTAATTTCTTTAACATGCCAGATAATTTTTCAGAATCCTCTTCGTTCATCTGGCAGCCCCAGGTTTCAATAAAGAAATTTTTAGCTGCCTTTTCTACGTTATTTATCATGTATTATAACCTCCGATAGTCTTAGCTTTACACTGTATTATAACATAATAAGTAATTAAAAATAAACTTTAAGTCATTAAATCTTTTATAAACAGAGTTCTTGACATCAAATGGAGTTTTGATTTTCATAGATCTTTAATTTAAGTGTATAATAAATATATAGAATGAATCTCATATTCAGAATTATACAACAATAAAGTTTTTATTGAAAAAATCTTTCAAAAACTATATTATTGTAATATATCTATTTATAAGGTGGCGATAAATAGATATTTATATGACAAAATATTTACTTAAGGGGGTTTTTTTATGAAAATAAATTTTTCAGAAAGGGCAAATGGTTTAAAAGCATCTGAAATAAGAGAGCTTTTAAAATTAACAGAGATGCCTGAAGTCATTTCTTTTGCCGGAGGATTACCAGCACCGGAATTATTCCCTGTAGACGGAATGAAGAAAGTTACTCAAGAGGTTTTGGAAAAGGATGGACAAGTTGCTTTACAATATAGTACAACAGAAGGTTTTAAGCCTTTAAGAGATATAATCGCAAAGCAGAGAATGTCTCGTGAAGGTGTAAATGTAACTGGAGATGACATAATTGTAACGTCTGGATCTCAAGAGGGAATTGAGTTTTCAGCTAAGATATTTGTAAATGAGGGAGATACTATAATATGTGAAAGCCCAAGTTATTTAGGTGCTATTGGTGCATTTAAAGCTTATCGACCTAATTTTACTGAGATAGAGATGGATGAACATGGTATCATAATAGAAAAATTAGAAGAAGAATTAAAGAAAAATAAAAGAGTTAAAATGATATATACAATTCCAGATTTTCAAAATCCAACAGGAATAACTATGTCAGATGACAGAAGAAAGCGTATTGCAGAGCTTGCTAAAGAATATCAGGTTCCTGTAATTGAAGATAATCCATACGGAGAACTCATTTTTGAAGGCACTACACATCCATCTATAAAAAGTTTTGATAAAGATGGCTGGGTAATATACCTTGGAACATTTTCTAAAACTTTTTGCCCAGGTTTAAGACTTGGTTGGATATGTGCTGCACCTGAAATACTTGAAAAATATATTATTATAAAACAAGGTGTAGACTTGCAGTGTAGTACTTTAGATCAAAGGGCAACTGCACTTTTTATGCAAAAGTATGATTTAAATGAACATGTAGAAGAAATCAAAAAAGTATATGGAAAACGCAGAACGCTTATGCTTGAAAGTATGGATAAATATTTTCCAAAAGAAGTTACACATACAAATCCTTATGGAGGACTTTTCACCTGGGTTTATTTAAAAGAAGGCTTAGATTCTGCTGAAATATTAAAAGAAGCGTTAAAAGAGAATGTTGCCTATGTTCCTGGCGGTCCTTTCTTCCCAAATGGTGGACATAAAAATCACTTTAGATTAAACTACTCTTGTATGTCAGAAGACAAAATCGTTGAAGGAATCAAAAGATTAGGAAAAGTTCTTGCTAAATACTATTAATATATGAATAAAACCTCTCCCTTTGGGTTAAACTTCTTTTAAGGGAGAGGATAATATGTATGATGTAAAAGATTTTAAAAAATTACAAGAGAACAAAAATAAGTTAAGGGCTGATTGTATTGGAGACAGAGGTTATTTTAAAAGTACTTATTATGAAAGTATGTTTCGATTTAAGTCAATGCACATTCCTACAGAAAGCTTAATTAAATAGAAATTTTTAACTTAAATTATCTTTAGCTTGATTAAAATTAATAGTTGGAGGATAAATTATATGAAATTATCAGACAGAATTTTGAATATGCAATTTTCACCTATTCGTAAATTGGCACCTTATGCAGCTGAAGCTAAAAAGAGAGGAATAAAAGTTTATCACTTAAATATTGGACAACCTGATGTACTTACTCCTGATATATTTTTTAAAGCAATTTCAAATTTTAAGGAAAATGTACTTAAATACACTGAATCACAAGGAATGGATGCACTTCAAGAAAGTTTTATAGAATATTATAAAAAGTGGGGTACAGAATTTACAAAGGATGAACTCTTGATAACTAACGGTGGAAGTGAAGCCATAATGCTTACTTTTATGACTTTATGTGATCCTGGTGATGAAATACTCTCACCTGAGCCTTTTTATACAAATTATAACGGATTTGCACAAGTAGCTTCAGCTAAAATGGTTCCTTATTTAACAAAAGCTGAAGAAGGATTTCATTTGCCACCTAAAGAAGTAATAGAAAGTAAAATAACTGATAAAACACGTGCTCTTATGATTTCAAATCCAGGGAATCCAACTGGGACAGTGTATACTGCAGAAGAACTCAGGATGCTTGGAGATATAGCTAAAAAACATGATTTATTCTTAATTGCAGATGAAGTTTATAGGGAATTTGTATATGATGGATTAAAATATACTTCAGCCCTTACTTTAAAGGACATTGAAGACAGAGTAATAATCGTAGACAGTATATCAAAGCGTTACAGCGCTTGTGGTGCAAGAATTGGTCTGGTAGCTTCAAAGAATAAGAACCTTATTCATAATATAATGAAATTATGTCAGTCTAGACTTTGTGTACCTACAGTAGAGCAGATAGGCGCTGCAGCTTTAAAAGATACTCCAGAAAGTTACTTCATTGAAACTAGAAAAGAGTACCAAAAAAGAAGAGATATACTTATGGATGGTCTTAAAAAAATACCTGGAGTTGTATGTCAAAAGCCAACAGGTGCTTTCTACATAGTTGCTAAATTACCTGTCCCAGATGCAGAAGATTTTTCTAAATACTTATTAACTGAGTTTAATAAAGACGGCAAAACTGTAATGGTAGCACCTGCAGGAGGGTTCTATGCTACTCCTGGTCTTGGAAAAGATGAAGTGAGAATATCTTATTGTTTAAATTGTGATGATTTAAAAGATGCTATGGATCTTTTAAAAGTAGCAATAGAAGAGTATCAAAAAGTTAAAAAATAAATTTTTAAAAAAGTTTCCATAATTATTTATGGAAACTTTTTTTATCCAATGTCCAGTTATACCTCTCACTTTCAATACGAAATCCCATGTTAGTATATAATTGTAAGGCTATATAATTAGAACTTTTTACTTTTATTATTACTCTATTAAATCCACTATAGTACATTATTTTTAAAAGATAGATTAACAGTGCTTTGCCATACTTTTTCCCTCGAAATTCTTTTAATATACCAAAGTTTACTATAACAGGTACATCATTTTCCATTACAATTTGACCATAACCTATATACTCATCATTTTGCTTTAGAAAAATTGCCCCCTTTTCAAAATAGTAATCTTGAGCTTCGTCAAAATATATATCCTCTAAAGTCAAAGGAACTCTAGTATCAGTTTTAAATATTTCATTTTGTATTTCACATCTTTTTTGTTCATCTTTTCCCTTTTCAAATATTTTGAATTGAAGTTTTTCATCAAAAATTAATGGTATATTTTCAAGTAAATTTTTATAAAGTGTTAAAGTTCCCTCTCCTTTATTAAATCCAATACTTTTTAATAAATTGAAATTATAATTGTTGTTTTGACATATATATTTTATAGTACAGGGCTCTTTTATAGTGTTTATTAGATACCTATAAGGCGAATTATCTGGGGCAATGCAATTACATAATACATTCATGGCGTTTATAGTACACATCTTATTATAAGAGACATCAGACCAAATATAGCCTATATAGTGTAAATCTTTTTTAATAAGTTTTACCCTTCTTCTTAAAATTAGCTGTTTAGCAAAATTATACCTATCATAGGTTTTAAAAAAATCCTCATTTACAGGATTAAATAAATATCTTTTATTGTTTAGCTCCCTAAAATATTTTAGATTCTTGTTTGTTAGTTTTACGCATTTATACATACTCTATTTTTCCCCATAGGATTATTATTTATTATAAGTATAAATTTAAAATAAATCTTGGTCAAATATATAAAGAGACCATCTCAGGTGATGATCTCTTATATATTTGAAGCTTTTACTTCTACAACTTGCTCAAATATACCTCTCTTTATTTCAGTTGCTGTCATATTTCTGGCATGAAACTTTTCAGTCATATAATTACATGCATCCCAAGGATTTATTCTACTTCCACAAGTAAACACATCTACAGCGGCATAACCAAGTTCAGGCCATGTGTGAATAGTTAAGTGGGATTCAGATATTATTACTACTCCACTTATTCCTTGAGGTTTAAATTCATGAAAAGCAACTTCTCTAACTTCGGCACCTGCCTTTATTGCAGAATCAATCATAATTTTTTCTATAAAATCTTTATTATTTAATATTTCAGCATCACATCCATAAATCTCTGCTAAAATATGTCTTCCTAATTCATGCATGCTTCAACTTACCCCCTTAGAAAAAATACAACAATTAAATTTTATCAAAAATAAGAGAAAAGTCAATATAAACATGGCTATAAAATACTAGTTGGCAATAGCTCTATTTAATTAAACATTGCTCCCATTTTCTATGTATATTGTATAAGAAATCAGAATTTACACAAAGTTTCTATTTTCTAATCCTTACTTCAGGGTAGTAAATTAAAAATATTTAACTTAGATTTCATCTACTTCTTTTATACTTAACGCTATTTTTTCACTGTCTTTATTTACTTCAAGGATCTTAGCCTTTATTTCCTGACCTATTTTAAGTACATCTTCTGGTTTATCTATTCTCTTATGGCTTATTTGTGATATATGAACTAATGCATCTACACCTGGCTCTAATTCAACAAATGCACCAAAATTTGCAAATCTAACTACTTTACCAAGAACTACATTGCCAACAGGATATTTTATGTCTACGTTGATCCATGGGTCTTCCATGAGCTTTTTTAAAGATAAAGATAATTTTTTCTTTTCTTTATCAATGTCTAATATATAAACCTTAATCTTATCCCCGATTTTTAAAACATCACTTGGTTTTCCAACTCTTCCCCAGGAAAGTTCAGATACATGTAGAAGTCCGTCAACTCCTTGTACATCAACAAATGCGCCAAAATCAGTCAATCTTCTGACTTCACCATCTACTACAGTATCTTTTTCAAGCACATTCCAAGTCTGTTCTTCCATTTTTTCTCTTTCCATTCTCAAAAGGTCTCTTCTTGAAGCTACTATTCTTGTACCTTTCTTTTCTTCCTTAAATTCAATTATAGTTACATCAAGCTCTTTATCTACATATTGAGAAAGATCATCTACATGGTATAATTCTACATGAGAAGCAGGTATAAAGACCCTAGCACCTTTGTAATTGGCAACAAGACCTCCATTTACAGCTTCCTTTACAATAACCTTTAATACCTGACTATTTCCATTAGCTTCTTTTAATTCTTTATAAGCATTTTCTCTTTCTAATTCTATTTTAGATAATACCACATACCCATCTTCATTTTGTCTTCTTATTACTTTCACATATAATTCATCTCCACAATGAATTAATTCTTCTAAGTTGTCACTTTCATTTTTTGTTATTTCACGTTTTGGAAGTACACCTTCTGATTTATATCCTATATTTAAAAAAACCTCTTTTTCATTTACAGATATTACTGTACCCTTAATTTTTTCACCTAATATTATTTGGGTATCATTTTTGTCCATATAAGATAGTTGCTCATTTAATTCTAAATTTTTGTCATCACTCATTTTTAAAATTGCCTCCTTTATTATCCAATCTGGTGTTGAAGCTCCTGCTGTAACACCTATAGTTTTAATTTTATTACAATTACTTATATCATCAGGTATTTCTCCTGAATTTTCAACATAAATAGTATTATTGCAGTTATCTTTACATATTTCATAAAGTTTAGTGGTATTAGAACTATTTTTACCACCTATTACTACCATCATATCTACTTCTTTAGAAATATCTGCTGCTGCCTTCTGACGAAATTCTGTAGCACTGCATATAGTATTAAAAGCAATAAATTCTTTGCACTTTTTAGCCACTATACTAAGCACTTTCTCCCAGTTAGATTGTTTTTCTGTAGTTTGAGAAACTATACACAGTTTTGATGGTAATTTTTCTAAATTGATACCATCTTTAGATATTAAAGCCTTATTTTCGCACCATCCATTTATTCCAATTACTTCAGGATGATTTTTATCTCCTACTATTAATATAGAATACCCTAATTTATAATATTCTTGTACTTTTCTTTGTATATTTAAAACATATGGGCAAGTTGCATTTACTATGTTTATTTTTTTATTTTTTAAAGTAAAAAATATTTTTTCGGGAACACCATGAGAACGTATTATAACCACATCATCTTCCCTTAGATTATCTATATTATCTATTTCTATAGGATATATACCTTTTTCCTTTAATTTATTTACTACATCACTATTATGAATCAAAGGACCTAAAGTATATATTTTTTTATTAAATTTTTTTTGAGTCTTTAAGGATTCTTCTACAGCTCTTTTTACTCCAAAACAAAATCCTGATTTGTCTGCTAAAATAATGTTCAATTTTATCACCTTAATTATATTATCTATGTTCTTCAATATACTTTTTTATATAGGATGAAATTATTTGTACAACTTCAGAAAGAGAGAGAAAAGATGAATCTATCTCTACAGCATCTTCAGCCTTTACAAAAGGTGAAGAGGATCTATGTGAATCTATATGATCTCTTTTAATTATGTCATTTAGTATTTCGTCATAGTTTACAGATATATTTTTTTGACTCAGTTCGTTATATCTTCTTTTAGCTCTTTCCTCTGGACTAGCAGTTAGAAAAAATTTTAAAGGTGCATTTTTTAAAACAACACTGCCAATATCTCTTCCATCCATAATTACATTATATTCTCCTGCCATTTGCTGTTGCAACTTTACAAGTAATTTTCGAACATCAGAAATTGCAGCATAATTGGATACAGTATTGCTTATTGTAGGATGCTTTATACTTTCAGTTAAGTCTTCTCCATTTACAATTAACTTCTCTCCTTCAAAATGCATTTTAAGTGATTTTGTGATTTCACATACTTTATTTACATCTGTGCAGCTTATATTTTGTCTTATACACATAAGAGTAACTGCTCTATACATAGCTCCAGTATTTATGTACATAAAATTAAATTTTTTGGCTACTATATTTGCTATGGTGCTTTTACCGGCAGCTGCAGGTCCGTCTATTGCTACAGATATTTTCAAAATGTTATTCCGCCTTTCTTAAAATAGTACATATAGGGATAAAAATTTACATATCCACATTCTATTATAATTCTATATAAAACTATAAAATCCTTTATTTTATGATATTATATAAAATTAGTTATTTTCTTTAATATTAGCAATATCATTTCCTGCTAAAAAACCGGTAGATAAAGCAATTTGCATATTAAATCCTCCAGTATAAGCATCTACATCTATTAATTCTCCTCCAAAATATAAGTTTGAAATTATTTTAGATTTCATATTAGATGGATCTATTTCTTTAACAGTTATACCTCCAGAAGTTACTATAGCTTCAGCTATAGGACGAAGTTCTTTTATATTCATTGATAAATTTTGAAACAAATTTACTAATGTATGTCTTTCAAGTTTTGTTATAGAATTAACTTTTTTATTTGGATCTATATTACTTAAACTTACAATTACATCTATTAATTTTTTAGGAAGAAGGTCATCCAGGGAATTTTTAAAACTTTTATTTGAATACTTAAAAAAGTCATTTTGTATTCTTTTATCTAATTCTTCAAAATTAAGAGCAGGTTTTAGATTTATAACTGCCTTTAAATTATGTTTGCTTTCTATAACCCTACTTCCACTTAATACTATAGGTCCAGAAATACCAAAATGGGTAAACAACATTTCTCCAAATTCCTTATATAACGTATTTTTTTTAGAATCTATTATACTTAGTTCTACATTCTTTAACGAAAGTCCCTGAAGAGATTTGATCCAATCATCACTTATTTCTATTGGAACTAAAGCAGGATTTATAGGTGTTATAGTATGACCTACATCTTTTGCCATTTTGTAACCATCTCCGGTAGAACCAGTTTGGGGATAAG
The genomic region above belongs to Clostridium sp. AWRP and contains:
- the mutS gene encoding DNA mismatch repair protein MutS, which gives rise to MALTPMMQQYMEVKESYKDCILFFRLGDFYEMFFEDAKIASRELELVLTGRDCGLKERAPMCGIPYHAANSYIGRLINKGYKIAICEQLEDPALAKGIVKRGIIKVVTPGTYTDSTFLEENKNNYIACLYIDTKTNISALCFADVSTGEFNCTDTPFNLSTILDEISKYSPSELVIQDIISVDILNKMKAIFNGSFTKLDESYFSDETRNMLEEQFENFTGENYSNQIIKCCGSLLKYIRETQKNDLSHINKFSYYNIVDYLTIDGNSRRNLEITESLRENNKKGSLLWVIDKTNTSMGGRQLRRWLEQPLINKVKIEERLDSVEEISNNISYHEDLKEALKNIYDIERLVGKISSKSVNAKELNFLKNSIEKIPEVKSILSNFHTKLLKDMYENLDELKDIYSLLDKSILDNPAISLKEGNLIKKGYNSDIDELKEIKAHGKEWIASLENSEREVTKIKSLKIGYNKVFGYYIEVTKSNLNLVPEGRYIRKQTLTNAERYITPELKEMEDKILGAEEKLINLEYSVFIEVRDKIEDEVDRMQKSAKIISEVDCLSSLARVAIENNYCKPKITNSDNIIIEEGRHPVVEKMIDSGEFISNDINIDTSQNQLLLITGPNMAGKSTYMRQIALIVIMAQIGSFVPAKNASISVCDKIFTRIGASDDLASGKSTFMVEMWEVSNILKNATNKSLILLDEVGRGTSTYDGLSIAWSVIEYICKNSKLKCKTLFATHYHELTKLEGKINGVKNYCVSVKEMEDNIVFLRKIIRGGADQSYGIEVAKLAGLPEEVLKRAGEILNSLESKKLKENKGADSEIALDVEHSINEKKAPMLEPTRQLGFSDIEKTNLVKDITDIDILNMTPMDGFNKLYDIIRRAKSIR
- the miaB gene encoding tRNA (N6-isopentenyl adenosine(37)-C2)-methylthiotransferase MiaB is translated as MINNVEKAAKNFFIETWGCQMNEEDSEKLSGMLKKLGYKRTEDRSSADLIIFNTCCVRENAELKVYGNLGMLKKLKVKNPSLIIAICGCMMQQKDMAKNIIKRFPFVDIIFGTHNSYKFPEYLNRVQQENTSVIEIQDKESGIVEGLPIDRESNVKAFVTIMYGCNNFCTYCIVPYVRGRERSRKPEDIEKEIKELISKGYKEITLLGQNVNSYGKTLEPKVSFSDLLRRINSIDGVERIRFMTSHPKDLTEDVIDAVAECSKVCEQIHLPVQSGSTSLLKKMNRNYSKEGYLNLVKKIREKVPDAAITTDIIVGFPGETEEDFEETLNLAREVQYDSAFTFIYSKRKGTPAYDFEEQIPEDIKHERFNRLVEVINESSARKNKAYEGRTEEILVEGTSKNDNTKLTGRTRSGKLVNFKGNKKDIGKLVKVKITKATSFSLLGEEI
- a CDS encoding PLP-dependent aminotransferase family protein; amino-acid sequence: MKINFSERANGLKASEIRELLKLTEMPEVISFAGGLPAPELFPVDGMKKVTQEVLEKDGQVALQYSTTEGFKPLRDIIAKQRMSREGVNVTGDDIIVTSGSQEGIEFSAKIFVNEGDTIICESPSYLGAIGAFKAYRPNFTEIEMDEHGIIIEKLEEELKKNKRVKMIYTIPDFQNPTGITMSDDRRKRIAELAKEYQVPVIEDNPYGELIFEGTTHPSIKSFDKDGWVIYLGTFSKTFCPGLRLGWICAAPEILEKYIIIKQGVDLQCSTLDQRATALFMQKYDLNEHVEEIKKVYGKRRTLMLESMDKYFPKEVTHTNPYGGLFTWVYLKEGLDSAEILKEALKENVAYVPGGPFFPNGGHKNHFRLNYSCMSEDKIVEGIKRLGKVLAKYY
- a CDS encoding pyridoxal phosphate-dependent aminotransferase; this encodes MKLSDRILNMQFSPIRKLAPYAAEAKKRGIKVYHLNIGQPDVLTPDIFFKAISNFKENVLKYTESQGMDALQESFIEYYKKWGTEFTKDELLITNGGSEAIMLTFMTLCDPGDEILSPEPFYTNYNGFAQVASAKMVPYLTKAEEGFHLPPKEVIESKITDKTRALMISNPGNPTGTVYTAEELRMLGDIAKKHDLFLIADEVYREFVYDGLKYTSALTLKDIEDRVIIVDSISKRYSACGARIGLVASKNKNLIHNIMKLCQSRLCVPTVEQIGAAALKDTPESYFIETRKEYQKRRDILMDGLKKIPGVVCQKPTGAFYIVAKLPVPDAEDFSKYLLTEFNKDGKTVMVAPAGGFYATPGLGKDEVRISYCLNCDDLKDAMDLLKVAIEEYQKVKK
- a CDS encoding GNAT family N-acetyltransferase, whose product is MYKCVKLTNKNLKYFRELNNKRYLFNPVNEDFFKTYDRYNFAKQLILRRRVKLIKKDLHYIGYIWSDVSYNKMCTINAMNVLCNCIAPDNSPYRYLINTIKEPCTIKYICQNNNYNFNLLKSIGFNKGEGTLTLYKNLLENIPLIFDEKLQFKIFEKGKDEQKRCEIQNEIFKTDTRVPLTLEDIYFDEAQDYYFEKGAIFLKQNDEYIGYGQIVMENDVPVIVNFGILKEFRGKKYGKALLIYLLKIMYYSGFNRVIIKVKSSNYIALQLYTNMGFRIESERYNWTLDKKSFHK
- the speD gene encoding adenosylmethionine decarboxylase; the protein is MHELGRHILAEIYGCDAEILNNKDFIEKIMIDSAIKAGAEVREVAFHEFKPQGISGVVIISESHLTIHTWPELGYAAVDVFTCGSRINPWDACNYMTEKFHARNMTATEIKRGIFEQVVEVKASNI
- a CDS encoding bifunctional 4-hydroxy-3-methylbut-2-enyl diphosphate reductase/30S ribosomal protein S1: MNIILADKSGFCFGVKRAVEESLKTQKKFNKKIYTLGPLIHNSDVVNKLKEKGIYPIEIDNIDNLREDDVVIIRSHGVPEKIFFTLKNKKINIVNATCPYVLNIQRKVQEYYKLGYSILIVGDKNHPEVIGINGWCENKALISKDGINLEKLPSKLCIVSQTTEKQSNWEKVLSIVAKKCKEFIAFNTICSATEFRQKAAADISKEVDMMVVIGGKNSSNTTKLYEICKDNCNNTIYVENSGEIPDDISNCNKIKTIGVTAGASTPDWIIKEAILKMSDDKNLELNEQLSYMDKNDTQIILGEKIKGTVISVNEKEVFLNIGYKSEGVLPKREITKNESDNLEELIHCGDELYVKVIRRQNEDGYVVLSKIELERENAYKELKEANGNSQVLKVIVKEAVNGGLVANYKGARVFIPASHVELYHVDDLSQYVDKELDVTIIEFKEEKKGTRIVASRRDLLRMEREKMEEQTWNVLEKDTVVDGEVRRLTDFGAFVDVQGVDGLLHVSELSWGRVGKPSDVLKIGDKIKVYILDIDKEKKKLSLSLKKLMEDPWINVDIKYPVGNVVLGKVVRFANFGAFVELEPGVDALVHISQISHKRIDKPEDVLKIGQEIKAKILEVNKDSEKIALSIKEVDEI
- the cmk gene encoding (d)CMP kinase; translation: MKISVAIDGPAAAGKSTIANIVAKKFNFMYINTGAMYRAVTLMCIRQNISCTDVNKVCEITKSLKMHFEGEKLIVNGEDLTESIKHPTISNTVSNYAAISDVRKLLVKLQQQMAGEYNVIMDGRDIGSVVLKNAPLKFFLTASPEERAKRRYNELSQKNISVNYDEILNDIIKRDHIDSHRSSSPFVKAEDAVEIDSSFLSLSEVVQIISSYIKKYIEEHR
- a CDS encoding NAD(P)/FAD-dependent oxidoreductase, with the protein product MSKVIVIGGGPSGMMAAINAAKNNDVILVEKNNKLGKKMFISGKGRCNITNSKDISEFFDYIPRNPNFLYSSLYSFTNNDTINFFNNLKVKLKVERGDRVFPESDKSSDLISAMEKELLRKRVVIKLNSKVTKFICRENSIESIQLQDNSIMKGDYFILCTGGMSYPQTGSTGDGYKMAKDVGHTITPINPALVPIEISDDWIKSLQGLSLKNVELSIIDSKKNTLYKEFGEMLFTHFGISGPIVLSGSRVIESKHNLKAVINLKPALNFEELDKRIQNDFFKYSNKSFKNSLDDLLPKKLIDVIVSLSNIDPNKKVNSITKLERHTLVNLFQNLSMNIKELRPIAEAIVTSGGITVKEIDPSNMKSKIISNLYFGGELIDVDAYTGGFNMQIALSTGFLAGNDIANIKENN